The following coding sequences are from one Gloeomargarita sp. SKYB120 window:
- a CDS encoding prepilin-type N-terminal cleavage/methylation domain-containing protein, translated as MRPKQLQIQSGGFSLIEVVVATAIIGLTAALIPPIVALSVAARAQSQRVEQAYFLAQGYIDLVRLRMERGPAGGSVSDFINDINRIVPPNSATSLDAVPPPAANALRNAPLCDLRNPNPNAGLCRIDINADGRPDFGTQAFRVRQQLASDGRPIAFVFGVRVYPRAVVQGTYTGPLGIRPAAVRLGAIEAVSNPLAVQYGRVFMPDAPDSLLNLCLVLGGDQARCRQ; from the coding sequence AGCTTAATTGAAGTTGTCGTGGCCACTGCCATTATTGGTCTCACGGCAGCGCTGATCCCGCCAATTGTTGCTCTTTCGGTTGCCGCTCGTGCTCAGAGCCAGCGAGTTGAGCAAGCTTATTTCTTGGCCCAGGGATACATCGATCTCGTGCGACTGAGGATGGAAAGGGGGCCAGCAGGTGGAAGTGTGTCTGATTTCATTAACGACATCAACAGGATAGTTCCTCCGAATAGTGCTACTTCGCTGGACGCGGTTCCACCACCAGCGGCTAATGCGTTGAGGAATGCTCCGCTTTGTGATTTGAGAAATCCCAATCCAAATGCGGGCCTTTGTCGCATCGATATTAATGCTGACGGGCGGCCAGATTTCGGAACACAGGCGTTTCGAGTTCGGCAGCAGCTAGCTTCAGATGGCAGGCCGATAGCCTTCGTTTTTGGGGTGCGGGTGTATCCGCGAGCCGTAGTGCAGGGAACCTACACCGGGCCGCTGGGGATTCGACCCGCAGCTGTCCGCTTAGGGGCAATAGAGGCTGTCAGTAACCCCCTGGCGGTGCAATATGGACGGGTGTTTATGCCAGATGCACCTGATTCTTTGTTGAATCTGTGCTTAGTGTTAGGTGGTGACCAGGCTAGGTGTCGTCAGTAG
- a CDS encoding prepilin-type N-terminal cleavage/methylation domain-containing protein, with protein sequence MQPVKANQGFTLVEVVVIAVIIGILAAIAAPSWLAILTRQRLYNARANALDKIREAQSQAIRTSRPWEVCFRDRNGFVEVSVQPGGRAYNCRNHTSWQSLMDSDARTVAIDPANTTSNPQFGTNPTDGYSFRFGPFGDRAGLGGSDPQLVFIPRGQPRGPYYCVVAEGIIGQVREGKLQRTNEGRLRCR encoded by the coding sequence ATGCAACCGGTCAAAGCTAATCAAGGATTTACTCTAGTTGAAGTTGTCGTTATCGCTGTCATCATAGGCATCTTAGCTGCGATTGCTGCACCTAGTTGGCTGGCTATTCTGACGCGCCAGCGTTTGTACAACGCCCGTGCTAACGCTCTAGACAAAATCCGCGAAGCCCAAAGTCAAGCCATTCGCACCTCGCGCCCTTGGGAAGTTTGTTTTCGGGATAGAAATGGCTTTGTGGAAGTGTCAGTGCAACCGGGGGGGCGTGCATATAACTGCCGGAATCATACCAGTTGGCAATCTCTCATGGACAGCGATGCCCGTACAGTTGCTATTGACCCTGCCAATACCACTTCAAATCCACAATTTGGCACCAACCCCACGGATGGTTACAGCTTCCGTTTTGGCCCGTTCGGTGATAGGGCTGGCCTCGGAGGCAGTGATCCACAGTTGGTATTTATTCCTCGGGGGCAACCCAGAGGGCCGTACTATTGCGTAGTTGCTGAAGGTATTATTGGTCAGGTACGCGAAGGAAAATTGCAGCGGACTAACGAGGGCCGACTGAGGTGCCGATAA
- a CDS encoding DUF29 domain-containing protein, with translation MNTPSLYETDYQLWLEKTLACIRAGDWSQVDVEHLVEELEDLGQSNQHAVASYLMRLCEHLLKLKYWDAERERCYRGWLVEIRNFRIEIQDRLKRSPSLYPFVEDIFSRQYQRGRKLFLDGSGLDEKLVPETPPFTLAQALDENWLP, from the coding sequence ATGAATACCCCTTCACTCTACGAAACCGACTACCAACTCTGGCTGGAAAAAACGCTTGCCTGTATCCGCGCAGGCGACTGGTCACAAGTGGACGTGGAACACTTAGTCGAGGAGCTGGAGGACTTGGGCCAGAGTAATCAACACGCGGTTGCTAGCTACTTGATGCGTTTGTGCGAGCATTTACTGAAGCTGAAATACTGGGATGCGGAACGGGAACGATGCTATCGGGGCTGGCTTGTCGAAATCCGTAACTTTCGCATTGAAATCCAAGACCGTCTGAAGCGTAGCCCAAGTCTCTATCCCTTCGTCGAGGACATCTTCAGCCGCCAGTATCAACGAGGTCGAAAACTGTTTTTGGATGGCAGCGGGTTAGACGAAAAGCTGGTTCCCGAAACACCCCCCTTTACCCTAGCACAAGCCCTCGATGAAAACTGGCTACCCTAG
- a CDS encoding ABC transporter ATP-binding protein: MELIAQDLWKYYGQRAVVQGVSLRLQPGEILGLLGPNGAGKTTTFGMLYGMVIPSRGWVQIGPYHVQRQGRQARQFLGVVTQEDNLDPDFTVWENLVFFAHHYRITGRPAKQRAWELLAEMELTDYAHQRVDVLSGGLKRRLVLARALIHHPKIVFLDEPTTGLDPDARQAFWRRITQLKQDGCAVLLTTHYMDEAQRLCDRLLLLQQGVVVDQGPPEDLIQRIIGAEVAEIEGVEAAVIQDLAERAGVWWRPFGRGYLLSLPAHDSELWHALEQLDSTRLSRRRANLEDVFLRLTGHGLVE; the protein is encoded by the coding sequence ATGGAACTCATTGCCCAGGACCTGTGGAAGTATTACGGCCAGCGGGCAGTGGTGCAGGGAGTGAGCTTGCGCCTGCAACCTGGCGAAATTCTCGGCTTGTTGGGACCCAATGGCGCAGGGAAGACGACCACCTTCGGGATGCTCTATGGCATGGTTATCCCTAGCCGCGGGTGGGTGCAAATCGGCCCCTACCACGTCCAGCGCCAGGGACGGCAAGCGCGCCAGTTTCTGGGCGTGGTAACCCAAGAAGATAACCTGGACCCCGATTTCACCGTCTGGGAAAATTTGGTGTTTTTTGCCCATCACTATCGCATCACAGGCCGCCCAGCCAAACAGCGGGCGTGGGAACTCCTGGCAGAAATGGAGCTGACAGACTACGCCCATCAACGGGTGGATGTGCTCTCGGGGGGCTTAAAACGCCGGTTGGTGCTGGCGCGGGCGCTCATCCACCACCCCAAAATTGTGTTTTTGGATGAACCCACCACCGGCCTGGACCCAGATGCTCGACAGGCGTTTTGGCGGCGCATCACTCAGCTCAAGCAAGATGGATGTGCAGTGCTGCTGACGACTCACTACATGGATGAAGCCCAGCGCTTGTGCGACCGGCTGCTGCTGTTGCAACAGGGGGTGGTGGTGGACCAGGGACCCCCCGAAGACTTGATCCAGCGCATCATCGGCGCTGAGGTGGCCGAAATCGAAGGCGTGGAAGCGGCTGTGATCCAAGACCTGGCTGAACGCGCTGGCGTTTGGTGGCGACCTTTTGGGCGGGGCTACCTGCTGAGCTTGCCCGCCCACGATTCCGAACTCTGGCACGCCCTGGAACAACTCGACAGCACCCGCTTGAGCCGCCGCCGCGCCAACTTGGAGGATGTGTTTTTGCGTTTAACCGGTCATGGTCTAGTGGAATGA
- a CDS encoding GDP-L-fucose synthase, with the protein MQQHSRIFVAGHRGLVGSAIYRHLQRQGYTHLLVATRQELDLRDEKAVGQWFDQQRPEYVFLAAAKVGGILANATYPVDFLEDNLRIQTNVIAHSFRTGVKKLLFLGSSCIYPKFAPQPIKEEYLLTGALEPTNQWYAVAKIAGIKLCQAYRQQYGWSAICAMPTNLYGPGDNFDLHTSHVLPALIRKFHEAKVQGQPYVTVWGTGTPRREFLYVDDLADACVFLMQHYDEPDIINVGTGEDISIHDLAMLVRKIVGYDGEIVYDPSKPDGTPRKLLDVSRLHALGWQAQTPLALGIEKTYQWYLAHAQGNCQA; encoded by the coding sequence ATGCAACAGCACAGCCGGATTTTTGTGGCGGGCCATCGGGGGCTTGTGGGTTCAGCGATCTACCGGCATCTGCAACGCCAAGGCTATACCCACCTGCTGGTGGCGACCCGTCAGGAATTGGACCTGCGGGACGAGAAGGCAGTCGGGCAATGGTTTGACCAGCAGCGACCGGAGTATGTCTTTTTAGCAGCGGCCAAGGTTGGGGGGATTCTTGCCAACGCCACCTATCCAGTGGATTTTTTAGAGGACAATTTGCGCATCCAAACCAATGTGATTGCCCACAGCTTTCGCACCGGCGTCAAAAAATTGCTGTTTCTCGGTTCCTCCTGCATTTATCCCAAATTTGCGCCCCAGCCCATCAAGGAAGAGTATTTGTTGACCGGAGCGCTGGAACCCACCAACCAGTGGTATGCAGTGGCGAAAATTGCGGGCATCAAACTCTGTCAAGCCTACCGGCAGCAGTACGGCTGGTCGGCCATTTGCGCCATGCCCACCAATCTCTACGGTCCTGGGGATAACTTTGACCTGCACACCTCCCACGTCTTACCCGCCTTGATCCGCAAATTTCACGAAGCCAAGGTGCAGGGACAACCTTACGTGACGGTGTGGGGCACGGGCACACCCCGGCGGGAGTTTCTGTACGTGGACGACCTGGCCGATGCCTGTGTGTTTCTGATGCAGCACTATGACGAACCCGACATTATCAACGTGGGCACTGGCGAAGACATCAGCATCCACGACCTAGCAATGCTAGTGCGCAAAATCGTGGGCTACGACGGGGAGATTGTGTACGACCCCAGCAAGCCCGATGGCACACCGCGCAAGCTACTGGATGTCTCGCGGTTGCACGCTTTGGGATGGCAAGCGCAAACGCCGCTAGCGTTGGGGATTGAGAAAACCTACCAGTGGTACTTGGCCCATGCCCAAGGGAATTGCCAAGCGTGA